The stretch of DNA GCACCGGCGCCGAGCGCGTGCGCACGCCGGAGCTGCCGGCCGCCGAGCTGCTGGCGGTCGCCGGCACCAGCGTGAAGCGGCTGGTGGTCACCACGCGGCTCGGGCAGCTGCACGCCTACGACCTCGTGAGCGGCGCCGAGCAGTGGACCAGCGCGCTGGCCGACACCGTGCTCGCGGTGTGCACCACCCGCGAAGGCGAGCTGCACGTGGCCACCGCCGACCAGCGCCAGCTCCTGCTGGACCTCACCACGGGTCGGCAGTCCGAGACCCGCGCGGCGTGCACCCCCGTGCTGGCGCGCTCGATGAGCGGCGAGGACCCGCGCGACCGCCACGACTACGGCGCCCCGCTCGGCGTGGAGGCCTACCGCTGCGGCTCGGGGCGCGTCATGGGCAGCGCCAACTACACCGTGCCGGACGCATGTCGCAGCAAGATCCCGAGCAACCTCGACGGCATGGTGGCCCACCGCATCTGGAAGCACGGCGCGGGCTGGCTGGTGTTCGGCGTGCGCGTGCCCGGGCGCTACGTGCCCAAGCTCGCCTACCTCGAGCGCGGCCGCGTGGTCTGGTCGCTCGACGTGCCGGTCGCCAACCCACTCGACGCCGAGCAGGGCAGCTCGCGGTCGGCCGCGCTGGCGGGCACCACGCTGGCGGTGCTCTACGCCACGGAGTCGGACCACAAGGAGTGGATCGCCGCGTTCGACGTCACCGACGGCCGGCGCGTCTTCACGCAGGAGCTCGTGGGCTGCGACCGGCACAGCGGGTTCGTCGCCACCGAGGACGCGTTCGTGGTGCGCTGCGACACCCAGCTGCGGGTGCTCGGCGTGGCGGACGGCGCGCTGCGCACCACCATCGGCGAGTAGCGGCCGAGCCTCAGGCCCAGCCCGACGCCTCGGGACCCACCCGCATCGGGGCATACCGGCGCAGCGCGTCCACCTGCACGAACGTGCGCTCGCCGGGCCGCGCGTCGTCGAGCACGAGCGCCGTCAGGCGTCCGCCGAACACGCAGCCCGTGTCCAAGCTGAAGACCTCCACCCCGTGTGGCCGCTGCGTGCAGACGGGATCTGTCAGGCTGAGCACCGCGTGGCCGTGCGCCACCGACACCGGCCCATCGTAGGCGTCGATCCAGAAGCGGCTCGGCGAGGCGCGGCGCTCCTGCTGCTCGAGCGAGAGCATGTCGCCGTCGTCGTCCAGGTAGCGCAGGCGCACCATCGCGCGCCGCGGCTGGTCGGCGAGCGGCCTGCCGGGCAAGAGCCCCGCGTGCACGGCCACGAAGCCCTCCGTGAGCGGCAGCACGTGCGGCAGCGCCTCGAGCCAGCGCCAGTCCTCGTCGGACAGCGCCTCGTGCTGCTGCATGCGCTGGGGCTCGAACGAACGCATGGGGTGGCGATAGCCCGGGTCCGCCTCCCGCTTCAGCCGGTGCGAACGAAAGCGCAGGTGCGTC from Sandaracinaceae bacterium encodes:
- a CDS encoding PQQ-binding-like beta-propeller repeat protein translates to MARLVTTTCPKCGAHVPVEPGADRATCGYCQTVSILKTAPPAHAAATTGSAGWLLPLIGVGVLVAAGGVAAVTMMLRVESAPAPVVSVAPAVAPPVVAEAPEPAEVEPPTPPPAPPLRMRSEAPFFAVDLDGDGASELVAPVSQEQASLVAVFDARTGAERVRTPELPAAELLAVAGTSVKRLVVTTRLGQLHAYDLVSGAEQWTSALADTVLAVCTTREGELHVATADQRQLLLDLTTGRQSETRAACTPVLARSMSGEDPRDRHDYGAPLGVEAYRCGSGRVMGSANYTVPDACRSKIPSNLDGMVAHRIWKHGAGWLVFGVRVPGRYVPKLAYLERGRVVWSLDVPVANPLDAEQGSSRSAALAGTTLAVLYATESDHKEWIAAFDVTDGRRVFTQELVGCDRHSGFVATEDAFVVRCDTQLRVLGVADGALRTTIGE
- a CDS encoding metallophosphoesterase: MRTLVIGDVHGCLDELRALLVRCSFDGASDRLVLLGDLLDRGPDPVGCVQFARELGAESVVGNHEETHLRFRSHRLKREADPGYRHPMRSFEPQRMQQHEALSDEDWRWLEALPHVLPLTEGFVAVHAGLLPGRPLADQPRRAMVRLRYLDDDGDMLSLEQQERRASPSRFWIDAYDGPVSVAHGHAVLSLTDPVCTQRPHGVEVFSLDTGCVFGGRLTALVLDDARPGERTFVQVDALRRYAPMRVGPEASGWA